The region CGTCGCCCAAAGAGATCTGACATCCGAGGTCAAGGGTCATGAGCAACACATCCATGACAAAAGAAAAACTGCTTTTCATAGAGCATAAAGGATACCACTTTTGCAAGGACGATGTCGCCTGGCCTGAAGCTTTTGTACGTCTCCACCTGAAAAGAGCAATTCAATACATGACACTTTTTGAAAAAGGGTTACATATTGGATGTTTGCAGATATTTctgaacaatttttaatagtattatcaTCTTTcccatgcacttttttttttttaaaccacaaaacaaaaaaattcccaTGAGCTCACCTTGTCTTTCTCTGTCGCTCTCACGTCTTCTCTTCTGGAGAAATCCAACCCAAACAGTGTTTAACATTAGACTGAATATTTTACTGTTAATAAAATATCCAACAGAACCTGCTTTTCAAATATGAATGAAACTTAACTTAGTTTGGCTATTTGAGACATCTGATGGATATTAATCTCGAgcattatgtaaatacatatgcatatctcatTATTTATACAGCTGTATATAGAGAAAacaatgcacaaatctgtacataaatcttctgttccagattcatacacattgttattatttaaaaaaatgttttctgttctcatgtcagatatGTATGTATGCACCGAGAGGAGCTTAAAAAacactatgtgttttttttgtgtctgttgacaaataaagctaattctgatatTAGAATTAGAGGTTGATAGAAGATTAAATAATTCATACCTGATCGTGCCTCTAAACCTGTCTTTTAGCGGTGTCGACCCCACATATAAGATGTGGACTTTAGCAAATCGTGGGTTGATACTCATCACCTGCAAAAGAAACAATCGTAGATTTAATACAcagaaaaatctaataaaacatcaCGCCGTAAGGCTGTAGATATGATATGACCATAGCATTAAACACCAATGATGTGATGTTTTGTACAGAACTCTCACCTTACAGGTGACAATGGCACCGACGTCAGGCAAAAGCTGTGCTTCTGTCTCTCTAACGACTGAAATCACCGGGAGCTATGAAGAATACAATTCCACTATTGGATTACCAAGAAGCATGGGTGGATAAATCTTACGAATGAAGAAAACTGTTGTGTTTAAATGAAAGTGACTGTGCGGTACATGAACTGACCTCCTCTCCCTCGTTCTTCCTCAGCACGTATCCCGCGAGCGAAGCGAAGATGCAGCCGTGCCGCAGATACGTGCCGGTCCCGGGGATACAGTCCTCGGTGCTGCAGAGCCTTTCACCTGCGTGAACAACAGCAGAAGAACCAAGCCACATCAAACTGAGTGTAAAACACACAGATCATGTGCAGTAATGCACATTCAATGGAAGGATATAGGACaggaataaacataaaaatacagtttaaccACAAAGATCATTAAAGTTCATTTCTGccatgcaataaaatataatgaaggtAACTGAGACTTTtcaatctcacaattctgatttttctctctcaattgtgagtttacattaCACAATTTAGCCTagagttttttttccctctgagtctgaattctgggtttatatcttgcaatttttttctcccacagaatgaaaaaaataataattaattgcgATTGACTTTTAAATATCACAATTCTATCTTTTCTCTgctgtgaaagaaaaaaatctgaattgtgtgatacaaattaaattgtgaggaaaaagtcagaattgtgagatttagaAGTCGCATTTACTTTTTCATACACCGTGGAGGAAATATGTTTCCATAGTTTAAATACTGTCTGTAATACACAAAACTGGGTGTTAACccattacatgtaatctggattacatactCAGATTCCTAAAATTACTTGTAATTAGGTTAAAGTAGATTTTGgaatactcataatcagactacagttacctttttattgattaaatattattcacacaatagcaaaaaaatattcataatttactgattctcactaattccttttttaaatgtttctttctaaaatagcctgTACTGCTTATACATCCAGACAACCTTCCAGTTTCCAGTCACTACTGGTCAGGTATGATTACACAGACAACTGAAAACCAGATCCCGTTTAGAAAAGGTTTTATTtggattgttgttattttaaaatgattttaatgttacatttttatgatttacttaattattatattttcattaaacttAGAACCCCAGTTAAGGAAACCTTTACGTAATCTACGTCATTatgtaaataacaaatgtaacattttcttttttattgtgtttttatatcaatatgatacaagattatcctatttagaTCAATatgataaacaagttaggtcaaaagtaatctaaaagtagtctgataatattacctaaaatgagtaatgtaatggattatgttactaactacaatttgtgtcatgtaatttggaatcagtaaatCCTATTTAGTATTTGGAATTATTAACATGTATCTGGTAGTATAGAGTTGTTTGGTAAtatagtgttgttttgttttgaatatccATTTACAAACTGTGACTCACAGAATCGCGTCGTCAAAACATAAGAGGAAGTTTATACGCTAAGAAAATTGGTCCCACCgctaaaaacacaattttaccccaaatatcatataaaacacacactactgtacaggagaaattaatttaaaaaacattttttttacaaaaatgcaaaaacttaAAACAGATGTCGATGAGTTGATGTAAATGAGGTTTCCAGGGCAATCTAGGTTATGAAAACAGCTCGCGTCGGTCGTGTAGAGGCACATAGGTGAGTGTTTCACCGCAGGTTTAGGGCAGGTATGCATGACAGCAGCGCTCGCGCCCCGGGCGGTGGGCAGGGCTCGCCAAACGAGTCTTTAAACCCTGCAAACACCTCCAAaactacactcactcactcactcactcacagaatATCACATGTACGCTTTTACATCAAGCAAGCCAATCAACATCAGCTGTTTCTGCCATATGTTGACCGAAATCGAACATATTTATGGGTTTACAACGTCATAATAGTGCTGCGCGTGCGGATGATTCAGCCCTACAGCAACACACGTGAACGCTGTAGAGGAATCAAACTGCTCACAACTTTTACTACCCACATCAAAGTTCCTAAAATATCACTCTGTGCATAAACAAAGAACATATAGACAAGCCTTGCAACGATTATATCGATAAGCCCGCGAGGACGCGCAGATAACATGTTAATAACAACGACCCACCTGGAACACACAGCTTCATGGGCGACATGTTTTCAAGAAGCGACAGGCGCGCTTTGATTGGCTATTAGTCAGAAGGCAACTCGCGCTCTGATTGGTCACTTCGCTATACTCGGTTTGAGAAAACCGCCATATTTGTTGTGGCTGCAAATAACTGGGAGACATGTTGAATTAAAAAggtttggacttttttttatagtaataccTTTGTTGTATATTTCTTagcatatattattaaaaaaaaaattgaaattaaaagcGTAGTTCAGGAGACACTGTCGTTCTGTaagatttgtgatgttttttgaaagaagcctcttctgctcaccaaggctgcatttatttgatcaaaaatacactaaaaaaactgtaatattgtgaaatattatcggaatttaaaataatggttttctattttaatattgtttttatttttttttatttttttgattcatagtttatttctgtgatgcaaagctgaatttactccagtcttcagaattGTTGGAAACGGTtgtgatgctttttattttatttgaaacctGTGATAACATTTTTTCAGGAATTTTGgatgcataaaatgttaaaaagaacagcatttatttaaattagtaatCTTTtgtatagtcttttttttttttaatgatttatttatttgtgatttattgtgatagatatgtttgtatttttatctttAGGAATCAGAAGAAAATATTCACAGCATGCAACTTTTTTTCTGCTTAAGTAAGCCGACATTTATTAGGGATTGCACATCTCATAACTCACGCAAGTGTACATATAACTACATCTTTCAGTCAAGCAAAATAACTATCTGCTATACAAGTGGGAATGTACAAGACAGACCGAGTGCTATATTTTCTGGGACAACAATATTCAACAATGGTTTGCTAGGTTATGACTTGTCAACAATGATTATTGAACACAGACACGTACTGACAGAAACACATTATAGTACGACACCATCATACAGTGATATTTACCACAGAAAAAAGTGAGAAGAAATTGAGTCTTCACACTAGGTGTAGGTGAATCCTAAAAACAAACCGTTACGCAGATCTTTTCAGTGACTTCAAAGTGTGGGATGATTCAAGAGCATCTGTGTGGGTGCTGAGAGATAAAGAGCAGCGGTGCAAAGCAGGAATCACGCAAAGACGGGGAATCGCACCGCTTCTGCAGCCCACCTGGTCATTAATATATGCCGTTGCCTGGCAACAGTGGTCAAAGCATGCCATCACAGACAAACACATGTGCCATCTTTTAAAATGTGCGACCGTGGATCTTCAGTGCCGAGACTACGTAAAGCTAAAATCCCTCCCTGTGGCTCAGGTTCACTGCATTTACACACATACCCAAGCAGCTTCAATTGAATTTTATTACAAGGATGGTCCCGATTCAGAGCATTAGGAAATTAATGATTGGTCAGTGGTTTGGTTCTAGGTTCATGGTCAAACAATGATTGCGTTTTTGAGGAGGATGGTGTGAATCGAGGTCTACTTCTTGGCTTTGCCCTGAGCGGCGACGGCCTCCATGGCTTTGCGGACCGTCTCTTCATCCCCCAGGAACTGCATGGGCTTCACGGGCTTCAGGTTCTTGTCCAGCTCATAAAGGATGGGGATTCCTGTGGGCAGATTCAGCTCCATAATCGCCTCCTCTGACATACCTGGAGCGAACACACGGGATATAATTATTAGCATAACCAAATAGATGCAAATATAAAGCATTATGGATGGCTGCCAGGACACTGTTATACATTTGCtaagatgttttgaaaaactgCTACCTTTACTCCGAATATTATTAAGAGCTTGTGAAAATTATGCATCATGTAAGGCCTAAGAATTCCTTGACATGGAAAATGCGGATGGAGTTGTGGAATTCAGTGATGAAAACGGATTTTCAGTATAACtcagaatgtcacagaattttgGATGAGGTTAAGTGATGAAAACGGATTTTCAGTATAACtcagaatgtcacagaattttgGATGAGTAACTCAAGAGAGTTTCAGAATTTTGGATGAGTAACTCAAGAGAAGTTCACACAGAagggttttaaaattttaatgttttatgccttttcTTGACTACAACCATTTTTGATAATACAATTGTATTTAATCATAAATtcagaataattaaaacaaagaatttctgaaaaaaaaaaataataataataattgcgacgcaaatacaatttccgtcgtattaaaaacatttcataaaaattttcaaaagcatccccccctctgtttatttcacaaatcgcaccctgtatatatatattcattaaaatatattttggttattACAATTAAAGAAAACGGAattcagaaaaaattaaaatgaaaaacagaattttggttaaaagtaaataaaattgagGGGGGTGCTTTTTAGACTTAATTCAGTTAAACCTTTAATAAATCATTGTTCAATTGTAAAATGTTATcgtttcaattaattagacatatttTTGATTACAAAAGTTCAATGTAACCATTAAATCCAGAaaatttaaatggataaaaaaatggaattaagaaaaattaaaacaaaataaaaaaaatgaatgaatgaataaaattaataaataaactgatttcgCAAGGCCCTAAACATTTTGTTAAACACAACTGTTGTTAAATGTCTAAATTTcagaattataaattaattagacatgctttttgattattaacatttaatttaaccattaaaaaaggatccagaaaatttaagaaaaaataaagtggATTTCATAGCGTCCGATGGATTAAGAGACCTCTTGgacttgttctgtgtgtgtttaggtttATATACTGTGTGGTGTACAGATCAGGGCCTGAGCTTCAGGGAGTTTGAGAGGGTTTCTCACCCTCCAGGTGTTTGACGATTCCTCGCAGGCTGTTGCCGTGAGCAGCGATGAGGACCCTCTTGCCCTCCTTGATCTGAGGAACGATTTCCTCGTTCCAGAACGGCAGCGCTCGAGCGATGGTGTCCTTCAGGCTCTCGCACGAGGGCAGCTGGTCCTCCGTCAGGTCGCCGTAGCGACGGTCCTGCAGCGACATCACATCCAGTGTCACGTGacgtgacccttcagaaatcaatctaacaTGCTGTATTGACACATTTCTGGTGGTTGTCAGTGTCCTGCTCACCTTGCTGATGGCGGTGTAGAAGTCGTGCTCGGGGTCCATGGGTGGAGGTGGGATGTCGTAGGAGCGTCTCCAGATCTTCACCTGAGCCTCGCCGTGTTTGGCCGCCGTCTCGGCTTTGTTGAGGCCCGTCAGGCCGCCGTAGTGGTGCTCGTTCAGACGCCAGGTGCGATGCACGGGCAGCCACATCTGATCGATGCTGTCCAGCACCAGCCACAGGGTCCTGATGGCACGCTTCAGCACAGACGTGTAGCAGATGTCAAACTCATAACCCGCATCTAAGGGAGAGGAAAAACAGCATTGCATCATTCTGAACATTGCATGTGCACTACCCTTCAGAGGTCCGGGGTCAGTAAGACTGTGGTTTGTGAGCATCGGCAACTAATTAAGCGCATCTAGAACTAGTGGACCAAAGGTGACGCTTAAACttgccctgatttacatgaaactaaCACAACATTTGCAAAAGCAAGcacagaacgtggaaacaagagcgaAGGGAAAGCAAAATTATGGGGAGAATGTGTGTGAGagcaagaaaaaagaaatgtaaacattgttttgtttgttttttttttaattttggatgattttttatgattttttgagacatgattttaaatgtgttttaagttttgattcatgcttattatttttttttttaaatgcgttaTTAAATTCTTGATTTGCACTCATTATTTTACGATCCGCGACCATTGTTTGCTATTCTGAaaactttgctttcattttaaaattttgagcaGTATATTTTTACTTGCATCGTTAAATTTTGGATTTAtgcgttttatttatttgattttttttgtgtctgtgactGCAATACTTTGGATCCCACAAGACTTGGTCCATCAAGAAAACCACTCAACATGCATGCAACCACCAAGCAACGCTCTGACAACCAAATATTTTTCCtgcaaaaaatgcaataattataaatattattataattgaatgcatattataattattgttatagctgcatatacaaaaaaaaaaataatgaatttttttatttattttttcaacaggttttttttttttttttttttgatttttcatatattgttaaatatggTACTGACAGATAAGTGAAGCAACATCCTTTTCCTCTTTTTGGTTTTCCCCCCAATAGTGATAATTTAGAAGATATTACATTTTATCAAAAAGCAGACATATAAAAATCAATTACTGAACTCAATGTCATAATGTCGTATTTTTAAACAATCTTATCATGATTCTGTGTTATAGTTGAAGGTTTCTGAAACGCTGTGGCAAGCTAAAAATCTTGCATTTCAGTAGCTAAAGAGCAAATGAGGAAGAGCATCACGATTCTGAGCCATCCTGCGTTATTATTAACAGCTGCTGCAGTGCGCTGATCTCcgcaggccacacacacacacacacacacacacaagaccgGTTTAATAAACGGACTCGGGTCACCTTTCAGGGCCTGGCCGCCCCTCTTGGCCTCCTCGGCTCCGGTTTCGCTCAGATCGGCGTCGAACCAGCCGCAGAAGCGGTTCTCCTGGTTCCAGCAGCTCTCTCCGTGGCGGATCAGCACCAGCTTATACGCGGCCATGACGCGCGGTCTGCACGCGAGCGCTCGGAAACACAGCGGGGATGCTCGTGAGTAACGGAGGAGACGCGGCCCAGGGAGGCGGAAGAGAGATGCAGACACGGTGAGCGGAAATATCGCTCCGGTGAGTTTGGAGGTCGTCTCTTGTAAAAGGAGGACAGCGCAAGAACACAACGCTTCCTGATGCGCGCGACCAATCAGAGGGAAGAGACGTCACTACGCGACCTTATCATCATAACACAGGTCATAAGTATAAAAGAAGAAATTGTAGTTTTAAAGCAGGTTGGAagtgcaatatttaaatattttaacggTATAACGTtacatgtttataaataaaaatataacattattattattgttgtggaaGTTcgaaatattttactttttcactttaaacattatatattttaatttaaataatgtagtgtagggatttttctttaaaatcctaaaatttaaaaagcatatatatatatttgcattgcaCAAGCcaaatttatacagtaaaaagaatattatttggaaaatgtttatttctatta is a window of Cyprinus carpio isolate SPL01 chromosome B1, ASM1834038v1, whole genome shotgun sequence DNA encoding:
- the LOC122135989 gene encoding phosphoglycerate mutase 1-like, encoding MAAYKLVLIRHGESCWNQENRFCGWFDADLSETGAEEAKRGGQALKDAGYEFDICYTSVLKRAIRTLWLVLDSIDQMWLPVHRTWRLNEHHYGGLTGLNKAETAAKHGEAQVKIWRRSYDIPPPPMDPEHDFYTAISKDRRYGDLTEDQLPSCESLKDTIARALPFWNEEIVPQIKEGKRVLIAAHGNSLRGIVKHLEGMSEEAIMELNLPTGIPILYELDKNLKPVKPMQFLGDEETVRKAMEAVAAQGKAKK
- the LOC109057685 gene encoding exosome complex component CSL4-like isoform X2 — encoded protein: MSPMKLCVPGERLCSTEDCIPGTGTYLRHGCIFASLAGYVLRKNEGEELPVISVVRETEAQLLPDVGAIVTCKVMSINPRFAKVHILYVGSTPLKDRFRGTIRREDVRATEKDKVETYKSFRPGDIVLAKVISLGDVQSNYLLTTAENELGVVVAHSEAGAQMVPISWCEHAERHSVARTHAKEFRKVARVQPEYLQA
- the LOC109057685 gene encoding exosome complex component CSL4-like isoform X1, whose translation is MSPMKLCVPVHAGERLCSTEDCIPGTGTYLRHGCIFASLAGYVLRKNEGEELPVISVVRETEAQLLPDVGAIVTCKVMSINPRFAKVHILYVGSTPLKDRFRGTIRREDVRATEKDKVETYKSFRPGDIVLAKVISLGDVQSNYLLTTAENELGVVVAHSEAGAQMVPISWCEHAERHSVARTHAKEFRKVARVQPEYLQA